The window CACCGGTCAGCGGAACGCCGTCCACCGTGATGGGCGTGTAGGTCCCGGCCTTGAGCTCGACGTTCTGGTCGTTGGCCTTGACCGCGGCGGCGGTAGCAGTGTCGGTGATCGAATCGACATCGACGAACTCGAGTCGGCCCGTCTCACCAAGTACCTTGAGAGCTGCATCAGGGTCGCTGATGCCGGGGATCTGGATGAGGAGCGAATCGTTGCCCTGACGCTGCACGGTGGCTTCCTTGACGCCAAGCCCGTCGACCCGATTGATGACGATGAGTTCAGCCCGATCCATGACCGCCGTCGTCACCGGGGTATCAGAGGTCTCCTGCGCGGTGAGAATGACCGCGAGTCCTCCCTGGATGTCCAGGCCCTTGGTGATTCGCTCTCCCGGAGGCCATAGCATGGCCCACGAGGCGATCATCAAGACCACGGTCACCACGATCAACAGCACATTCTGTTGCTTCTGGTCCATGCTCCTACCTTCCGTACTTGCGCGTATCCTGAGCCCCATCCGGGGCGTGGTTCCTAGTGGTCAGCTGCGGGCGCGTCGGCGGACGTGTCAGACGGGGCTTCTTCGGCGAGTTGAGCCGGCGCCTCGTCGGCATCGTGCTCACCGGTCGTCGCGTCGTCACCGGTCGACGAGCCAGTTTCGTCTTCCGACAGCACTCGTCCAACCGCCTGACGTGCGATTTCGAGCTCAGTGCCATCGACGACGCGTACTCGAAGCCTCTCGCCGGTCTCTACCACGATGGCGTAGATGCCGCCGATCGTCACGATCTCGTCGCCCACGGACAACGCATCAAGCATCTGGCGCTGCTGCTTGGCCCTCTTCTGCTGCGGTCGCAAGACGAGCAGGTAGAACACGGCGACCATCCCGATGATGAACAGCAGTTGGCTGTTTTGTCCCATGTTCGCCGGGCCTTTCCATCTCGATTACAGCCGCATACCGACCGCGCCCATCGGGCACAGTCGGCGTCCCATAATACCCGCCCCTCACGCGATGCGGAAGAAGCTCTTTCGGCGACCTGACGCGATTCGCTCCGCGACCACGCGTCAGAAGTCGTCGGCGGCGGGCGAATCCCTCCACCGGGCGAGGAACTCCCCGTACTCGCCCTGCACGATCGATGCTCGTGCCCGCCTCGTCAGCTCGATCAGGTAGTGAAGGTTGTGGATGCTGAGCAGAGTGGACCCGAGCATCTCTTTGGTGTTGACCAGATGCCGCAGGTACGCCCTCGTGTACTTCGAGCACGTGGAGCAGGAGCACTCCGCGTCGAGCGGGCCGAAGTCACGCGTGAAGCGCGCATTGCGCATGTTGAGCCTGCCCTCGCTTGAGAAGGCCGTCCCAAGCCGCGCAGTGCGGGTCGGAAGCACGCAGTCGAACAGGTCGACCCCCAGACCGATCGCCTCGAGCATGGTGGTCGGATTGCCGACGCCCATGAGGTATCGGGGCCGGTCGGCGGGCAAGGCGTCGCAGACGGGTGCGAGCGACTCCAGCATCAGATCGTGTGGCTCCCCGACTGAGTAGCCTCCGATGCCGTAACCGGGGAAACCGATCTCGGCGAGCATCTCGACGCTGCGGAGCCGCAAGTCCGTGTGCACGCCGCCCTGAACGATACCGAAAAGGGCCTGATCCTCACGCGCGTGCGCGGAGCGGCACCGCTGCGCCCATGCCGCGCTTCGCATGACAGCCGTCTCAACGAGCTCACGCTCAGCCGGATACGGCGGGCACTGGTCGAGCTGCATGATGATGTCGGCGCCGAGGTTCTGCTGAATCCGCATGTTGTCTTCCGGCGTCCAAGAGTGCCACGAGCCATCGACGATGGATCGAAAACGCACGCCCTCATCGGTGAGCTTCAGTGTGTCGGCCAGACTGAATATCTGAAAGCCCCCCGAATCCGTGAGAATCGGACGCTCCCAGTTCATGAACGAGTGCAGCCCACCGGCTTCAGCGATGAGCTCGTCGCCCGGCCGCAGAAAGAGGTGGTACGTATTGGCGAGAACGACGTGCGCCCCCACGGCTTCGAGCTGATCCGGGGTGACACCCTTCACGCTCGCCCGCGTGCCGACCGGCATGAAGAGCGGAGTGGGTATCTCGCCGTGCGCGGTCGCGAAACTGCCCGCGCGTGCTGCGGTGCTCGTATCACGCGCGATGAGTTCGAGATCGAAGATGGCCATGGCGGCGATTGTACACGCGGGGCCGATCGTTCGCGCTAGACTTGAGTATGCGAGAACCATCCTGCAGCACGAGGCGTCCAATGGAGCGAAATGGACCACGATCACGCCGAGGATGCCCCACTGGTCGCGGCGGCACGTAGCGGCGACCTCGACGCATTCGAGACGCTGGTGAAGCGTCATACGCGGGCCGTCTACGCGCATGCGCTGCGCTTCTTCGGCGACCCGACGTCTGCAGATGACGTCACGCAGGAGGTGTTCATCAAGGTGTACCGATCGCTCGCCACGTTCGACGAGCGCTCTCGCTTCTCGACCTGGCTGTACCGGGTGACCCGCAACGCATGTCTCGACGAAGTGCGTGCTGGGCGGCGCAGGCCGGTACCGGTGGACCCCTTCGACGCGCCCGCTGTCGATGGCGGCTTTGAAGACAAGGTGGTTCTGAGCGCGGCGGTGGAACACGCGATGCGCAGTCTTGCGCCCGAGGACCGTGATGCACTCTCGGCTGTCGCCCTCTTCGAGCTGAGCTACGCCGAAGCGGCTGAGTCGCTCGGCGTGCCGGTCGGCACCGTCAAATCGCGGGTCTTTCGCGCGCGCAAGTCCCTTGCCGCAACACTCGAACTCACGCGGGGAGGTAGCGCATGATGGAGTGTTTGGAGGCCCAGCAGATCGTGTCCGAGGCGCTGGATTCTGAGTGGACCGACACCGGATCACTCGAACGCGCCAAGGACCACTGCCGCGGCTGCTTGGAATGCGCCGCCTACGTGCGGGCTCTCGTGGAGGTCAGAAGCGCGCCCACGCCTGAGCCGCCCGCGGACCTCGCCGACCGGATCATGACCACCGTGCGCCTGCAAGCCGCCCGCGCCGATCTGCCCGCGGACGTGGTGCCGTTTCCCGCGGGGCTCCCCGACCGGACCCCCGCTTCTGACGGTGCGGCGCTCTGGGCGCGACTGTCCGACCCGCGTCACCGCAAAGCGGTCGTCGCTTGGACGACAGCGGCAGCGATGATCTTCGTCGCCGCCGGGTTCGGCGCCGTCGCCGGCATGCGGAGCATCATGGCTGAGCCCTCTACCGACGGCATCACGGTTCTCGAGTCCACCTACGATGCCGGATACGACGACCAGAAGGATCAGTCTGCGGCAGGAACCGCTGCGACCTCACCCACTGCCGACGCCGTCCCAGGCGTGCCGCAGGCCGTTGGATCCGTCAGCACGGGATTCATCGTGGTGGACGGTGTGGTCTATCGGTCGACCGGCGTCGACTCCTCGGTGACACGCGGCTCGCTGACTCAGCAGGGCTCCGCGCGCACGGCACTCGACACCGGCAGGTCCGCCACGAGCCGCACGCTCTTCGGAGCAGGCGAACCCTCGCGACTCTTCATCCAGCTGGAAGATCAGTCGATGCTTGGATTCGATCGGGTCACGACCACGTTCCAGGGGCGGACGTATGTCCTGCGCAGCGGTCCCATCACGGCTTTCGGTGAGCGCGTGACACTCCCCAGCGGCATAACCGAACCCTCATCGTCCGATGGCAGCCCGACCTTCAAGCTCTTCGACGAGGAGATACAGCCCCCCGTGTACGTTCGCACGGCGGGCTCTGCAACCGAAGGCATAGCGCTACCCCCGAACACACAGCCCGATCTGGGCGACGCCTGGACCTGGTGGACGCCCGCCACTGAGTAGGGCCGACCTCGTCAGACGATAAGCATCGCATCGCCGAAGCTCAAGAACCGGTACCGCCGCTCGATCGCTTCTGCGTAGGACCGCATCAGAAGCTCACGCCCGGCGAAGGCGCTCACCATCATGAGCAACGTGGATCGCGGCACGTGGAAGTTCGTCACGATCGCATCGGTGGCATGGAACCGATAGCCCGGCATGATGAAGAGGCTGGTTGACCCATCCACCGCACTCGTCACCGAGTTCTCGGTCGTGGCGCTCTCAAGCGCGCGGACACTCGTCGTCCCCACCGCGATGATGCGCCCGCCTCGCGAGCGCGCCCTCTCGACGGCCGCTGCCGTCTCTACCGAGACCCGGTAGTGCTCCGAGTGGATCTGATGGTCGCGCGGGTCCTCCTCGACCACCGGTCGGAAGGTGTCAAGCCCTACATCGAGCTCGACCGTGGCAATCTCGGCGCCTGCCTCACGACACCGCTCGAGAAGAGCGGGCGTGAAGTGAAGGCCGGCCGTGGGCGCCGCTGCGCTTCGTTCACCCCGAGCGAATACCGTCTGGTACGACTCGGGGTCCGCGAGCGGCTTCGTTATGTAGGGAGGTAGCGGCATCTCGCCGATCTCATGGACTATGTCGAGCATCGCCGCGCCATCGGTGCGGAACTGCACGAGGCGCCCTCCCCTGTCATCGATCACGTCGACGACGAGTCCGGTCATCCTGCCGTCGGCGAACAGAAGACGGACCCCGGGCTGCACCTTTCTCCCTGGCTTGACCAAGCACTCCCAAGCGCCCTCGTAGCGCTCACGGAGCAGCAGCACCTCTATCGACGCGCCGGTCTCGTCTTTGACTCCGTTCAGGCGGGCGGGCAACACGCGCGTCTCATTGACCACCAGCAGGTCGTCGGGCACCAGGTACTCCGGCAGGTCGCTGAAGACCCGGTGATCCATCTGGCCACTGCCGCGGTCGACGACAAGCAGCCGACAGGAATCGCGCGGCTCGGAGGGACGCTGGGCGATGAGCCCACTCGGCAACTCGTAGTCGAAGTCCTCAGTGTGCACGCTGCTCCACCTCACGTACGGCGACGAATCCCCCCGAGTGTAGCGCACGACCCTGCCCGAAGGACCCCGCCGAGATGCTACGATACGCGGCGAATGAAGCGCCCCAAGTCCTCAGCCGATCTGCACGTCCACACGACCGCCTCCGATGGGACGGCCGGTCCTCGTGACGTGCTTGAATGGGCGTCGGAAGCCACGGACCTGTCGGTCATTGCGATCTGCGACCACAACACCAACGAAGGCGCCCTCGAGGCCGCGTCGCTCGCGCACGACTACCGCGTCGACGTGATCGTCGGTCAAGAGGTCGAGAGTTCGGACGGACATATCCTCGGGCTGTTCACTCCCACGAACGTACGCCCGGGAATGGACGCGCTCTCGACCATCGCGGCCATCCATGCCCAGGGTGGGCTCGCAATCGCCGCACACCCCTTTGCACCGAAGTGGTGGCACAAGCACGGTCTGTGCAGGGGCGAGCGCGAGGTCTACGAAACGGCGCCGTTCGATGGAATCGAAGTGGCCAACTCCACTCCGATGCTTATGCTTGCCAACTTCCACGCCCGGCGTTTCTGGCGCGAGCATCGCGGCCGGCTTGCTGCCACCGGGGGCAGCGATGCCCACATGCTCACCGTGGTCGGCACGAGCCGGACCTACTACCCCGGAGAGGGCGTGGACGATCTTCGGGCCGCGCTCGAGAATCGCACGACAACCGGGTGGGGCCCGAGCTTCCAGCCGCTTCGCATGGCGCGTTACGCGCGCAAGATCCCCGAGATACAGGCGCGGGATGCCGAGCGCAAGGCGCGCGAGCGTGCAGCCGGCATGGGCTGCGAGGAGTGTGGGGCTTGCGAGCCGGAAGTCCGCGAGAGACCCGTCGGCCCCGCTGCTCCCTAGCCCTCAGGGCATCGCCGCTGTGCTTCCTTCGTGCGTCGTCGGGCTTCTCGTTCCGCCTCCGCCTCGGCACGACTCGGGAGGCACCCGCAGTAGTTCTGCCGGTACATGCCCTCGGCGCGCGAGCGTCTCGTCGCGACCGGATAACGCTCCCGGTAGTCCCTCTCGATGAAGCCGATGCCCGCCTCCTGAGCTACCGCACGCCCCTCTTCGGCAATCGCTTCTGCGTCCTGGTACGGGCTGACACTCAGGGTCGTCGCCACCGCATCGACCCCATTGCGCGCCGCCCATTGCGCCACGAGCCCGAGCCGCACGCGATAGCACGCACGGCATCGCTCGGGCCGGGAAGCATCACCCGCCGCGTCACGCCACGTTTCGGGGCCCACATCGATCTCCACCGTCCGAATCCCGTGTGTGCGCGCGTAGCTTTCCAAGGTGTCCCGGCGCAGCACATACTCCTCGAGCGGCTGGATGTTGGGATTGGCGAATACGACGATCACCTCGTGACCCTCGCTCCGCAGCGCATCGAGCGGCTCAATCAGGCACGGGCCACAGCACGCATGGAGCGCGACCGTGTCGCGGGCTGACGACGACCGCAGGATTTCGCCGGTCATTCTTCGAGATGTGCCGGACGCGATCGCTGCCGCATGATGACGACGACCAGAACGACGACCGCCAATCCGAGCAGCACGAAGAGCCACGCAATGATCGTGTCGCCGCCCTCGCTTGAGGCCGTCGCGGGCGCCTTCCTGCGATACTCAAGCGTCACCGGAAGCGCTTCGCCTTCGTCAAGCGTCTGCGTCTCGAGCGCATACAGCGACTCGCCGATGTCGTTCATACTCGGCTTCCCGAACTGCTCAGGTGACGATTCTGAGAGCTCGGTCCCCGCCGGAAGCCTCACGGAGAAGAGCGTCTCACTGGCCGGCGCGCTCTGCACCCAGGGAAGTAGGACCTGCGTGGTGTCACCCTCGGTGACAAGCGACAGTGTCGACATATCGATCTGCGCTTCGCGTGTGGTGCTGATCTCGAACTCGGCGTACTGTCCCTTTGCGCCCATCTTCAGCACGAAGGGTCGAACGACGTCTGATTCCGGATTGACTCCCGAGATCTCACCCGCCCAGTCAACCTTCAACCCCTCGGGCACCGGAATGCGCACCGTTGCGGGCAGCGGCGTCCGATCCGGCACGGTCAGCGATGCGATCACGACGGCACCGCCGGGCACCTCCTCGGGCCACACCTGGACCTGCATCGCACCGGTGGCAAGCGGTGCGGCGGCAAGAGCACCCTGCGCTGCCAGCAGCACCCAGCCGATGCACAGGACGGCTGCCCAGACACCGCGCCTCATGAGGACACCTCCACCGAGGCGACCTTGGCGGCGGCCTGCGCCGTGTTCATCACAAGCATCGCCCTCGTCATCGGACCCACACCGCCGGGTACCGGAGTGATGGCAGAGGCCACCGCAGAGACGTCCGCGTAGTCGACGTCGCCCACGAGCCCGGCTTGCGTACGGTTGATGCCGACGTCGATGACCACGGCTCCCTCCTTCACATACTCAGCGGTGACCATTCCGGCTCGACCGACAGCGGCCACGAGGATGTCGGCTTCGCGACACACAGCAGGCAGATCGGCCGTACGGCTGTGACAGATGGTCACGGTGGCGTTTCGCTCAAGCAGCATCAGCGCCTGGGGCTTGCCGACGATGGCGGAGCGACCAATCACCACCGCACGCTTGCCGGCCACGTCGATCCCGTAGTGGTCGAGCAGCGCCATCACGCCCCACGGCGTACAGGCCCGCGGGCCGGGCAGCCCTCGCACCAGGCGTCCAAGGTTCTCAGGATGCAGTCCGTCTACGTCCTTCTCGGCCGAGACGCGTGCCAGCACAGCTTCTTCATCCAGATGTGAGGGCAGCGGCAGCTGGACGAGGATTCCGTGCACCATCGGATCGGCGTTGCACTCATCGATGAGTGCGATCAGCTCCTCCTGCGTCGTCTCAGCTGCCAGCCGATGATCGATTGATCTGATTCCGACGTCCGCGCAGTCCTGCTCCTTCATCCGGACGTAGCTGTGCGACGCGGGGTCATCGCCCACCAGTACGACCGCAAGTCCGGGCTCGACCCCCGCCTGCCGCACGCGATCGATGAGCCGTGCCGCGCGCGCCTTAGTTGCTTCGGCCACCAGGCGCCCATCTATGGTCGTCGTCACTGTCACAGTCCCTTCGTCTCTAGAAGAGCCGGCGAATCGTACCGTCGTGCTCGATATCGATCCTCTCGCCTGCGGGTCGTGCCGGCAGACCGGGTAAGGTCATGATGTCGCCACACCGTGCGTAAAGGAACCCGAGCGCCTTCGCATGATCCGAATCGGAGACGGACAGTTTATCACTCGCCTGAGCAACCACTTCAGCGCGACGCGTCTGCGGCCTTGACCGCGGACAGCAGCGACTTGAACTCCGGAGTACCAGCCACGCCTACCAACTCGTAGCCAAGGGACTCAGCCAGGGTGATGACCGCACCCGCGCGCCCGAGCCGCTCCATCGACGTAGCGTGAGCGTAGAGATCCCGGCTGCAGCATGCATCTGCGACGACGTGCACGTCGTAGCCCTCGCGGATCCCCGAGAGCGCGGTCTGGGTGACGCAGATGTGTGACTCCATGCCGACAAGTACCAGTTGGCGACGCCCGGCACCACCGACCGCCTCGGCGAAGTGCGGTTCTGCGAAGCAGTCAAAGCTCATCTTGTCGACACGCGTCACCGACGCTCCCGCCGATTCGATCTCCTTTTGAACCCCGTCGATCTCAACCACGAGGTCGCCGAGGCCTTGCGGGTACTGTCTGGTCACGACGATCGGAACCCCGACGATTCCTGCGGCTCGCATGACGAGACCGGAGGACGCGACGACCTCTTCTCGGCGCTGCATCACCGTGGCGAGCCGATCCTGGATGTCGATGACGATCACCATGGCCTGATCACGGTCGGCCACGCTCATGGGGGGTATCACGGGTGTGCGCCTCCTGCCCAAGATCGACGACCGCTGCGCGAGGAGCGATCAAGTGGACTGATTGTATCCCTGTCCGACGAGGGGTAAGAACTCCCTAGCCGGCGAGCGGCCGGCAGCAATCCGCGAAAGACACCGATAAGGAGCAGACATGAGTGACGCACCCGTCCTCGCCGGCCTCAACAAGGTCGACGACATCGATTCAGCCGGTGACTACGAGAAGAAACACACCCCGTTCATCGAGTGCACGCGTGACGGCGACTCGGTACACGTCCGCGTGAAGGTGGGCCACTACGTCGGCCACCCCAACATGCCCGACCACTTCATCGAGTGGATTGCGGTTCACGCCGCTGGCGTGCCTGTTGCACGGTTCGACCTGTCCGCAGTCGTGATGGACCCCGAGGTGTCGTGCGTGCTGCACGTCGATCCCGGGACGCATGTGGCCGCGATGGAGAGCTGCAACCTGCACGGCGTGTGGGTAGCCGAGACGGTGGCACCCTGACACTCAGGGTCATCCCGAAGGGCCTGACTTCCACCACAACCACTGACGCCCCTCACCGCAACGCGGGGGGCGTCAGTTGGCGCGACCGGGGTCGAGTAGCGCCTGCACCGCCTCGGCCTGCGAGCGCCTGAGAGACGCCTCCATCAGTTCGGCCTGCCCCTCGAGGATCTCAGCCTCGGCATGGAGCGCCTCGGCCAGCAGGGCGATGACTCGGTCATCGGTGACGTTGAGCTCGATCAGGGCCGCCAGCGACTCGGGGGCAAGCCGACGGGCCACGGCAGGGTCGACAGCGAGCGCGAGGACGACCGCCTGATCGATGAGCTCGAGTGACTCTTCGCTGTCGCGGACGCCGACACGCGACAGCGCCTGCCGGATGAGCGAACCCATCTGTTCGATCAGACGCAAGATGTAGTCAGACTGATACTGCACGTCGTGCCTCTCTGCTGACCTACTCGAGCTTCGCCGCTGCGATTCCCTCGGTGCCAAGCACCTCTCGAAGCCGATCGTAGCGCCGCCGCTCGGCCTTCTCGATACGAGGAGTACCGCTCGTGCCCACATAGAATATCCCGTCGTAGCTCGAATCGCCCTCGACGGTGGCGTTGGACGTCCTGCTCGCCTTCGACAGCGCGGTGAGCATCGGTGACGGATCCTTGAGCAGCAGCATTCCCTCGGCGTCGGCCTTCTCGTAGGCGGTTCGATGCAGAACGCGGCCCCAGAGCGTCACTATCCACGCAGCCGTCAGCACGGCCACGTAGGTGATCGCCGCCACGACGGCGAGGAACAGCACGATGCCGATGATGCCGAAGCATCCTCCGGCGTCAGCGTCGTCGAGGTCGATGCACCCCGTGCAACTCGTGTCGCCACACCCTGAGTTCACGCAGCCGGTGTCGACGCATCCTCCGTTCGCGCAACCGGCATCGGCGGCCGCGCCCGCAACGCCGCCCGCTGCCCGGTTGAACCCCCGGATCGCCTTGATCGGACCCATGAGTGCCGCCAGCGCCGTCCCGAACATGATGTCGCCGGCCAGAATACGCGCGGTGAGCGTCGCCACAACCGCACGCTGCTCGTCAGGCGACATCGCCGAGAGGAACCCCGGAGTCACCCCGATCAACGGCTTGGAGCGCGTGGTGCCCAGTGCGAGAGCGTTCACCCCGTCAGCCGGACCCTCAAGCAGCACGATGCGTGGCGGCTCGGCCAGCCCCGCGGCAAGCGCCATGTCGGCCACCGCCATCTCAAGCGCTGGCGCCTCGCCGGGAGCGAAGTCGCGCCCCTTGAATCGAGCACGAACCCAATCCTCAGCGTTTGACAGCTGGATCGCGGCAAGAAGCGCTCCGCTGGCAAGGAGAAGACCAAACGTCGAAGCGACGACGATGGCAAGCCGGGAGAAGTACACCTCGGTATCGCTGGCCAGCAGCGACAACAGCGTCCCGGGGACCACGATCATGGCAAACTCCAGCAACACCGCCGAGCCAAGGATGAACAGTACGACGAAGACCGCGATCTTAGTGCGATTCGCATCAACTCGCCGCCACAACGGTTCGATTCTGAGCCTTCGCGCTTCGTCGCCGGTCACGTGCCACCCCCTCACGATGGATTCTAGAGCATCAGCGGCCGGCCCACGTCAGACAGCATGCTCGCACGGCACGCCGACGAAACGGGGGACCCGACCCAACGATCAAGGGGCGGCCCCTTCGCGGGACCGCCCCTTGCACTCGTCAATCAAACGCCCTTGTAGCTCGAGGACTAGGATTTAGTAACGTTGCTCGCCTGATCCTTGCCGTTACGGCCCTGGGTGACGTCGAACTCAACGGCCTGACCCTCGTCGAGGGTCTTGAAGCCGTCGCCCTGGATCTCGCTGAAGTGGACGAAAAGATCCTCTCCGCCCTCACGCTCGATGAAGCCGTAGCCCTTGTCCGGGTTGAACCACTTGACGGTACCGGTAGCCATGCAAACCCTACTTTCCGCCCCCTGCTGGGGCAAAACATAGCGACGCGCTCCCCCGTGCTGTCAGGATCGCCAGCGCGAGTCGCACGCCGCAAACCTAAGGAACCGCTTTCGGCTCCGCCGAGATTATGGGCGAACATAACGGGGCTTGTCGAGTGACCTAGAACAGACCTTCTTGCTCGGGTGCGGATGCAGGCCGCGGGAGGCCCAGATGGTCGTAGGCGCGCGCCGTGGCCTGCCGTCCCTTAGGGGTCCTCACAATGAAGCCCAACTGAAGCAGATACGGTTCGTAGACGTCCTCGAGCGTCTCGGGGTCTTCTCCGGTGGCGCTCGCCAGCGTGCTCAACCCGACCGGCCGACCGGCGAACGTCTCAGCCAGTGTGGTGAGGATTCGCACATCCATCCAGTCAAGACCCATGTGGTCGACCTCGAAGAAACCGAGCGCCTCCGCTGCGATATCCTCGCTGATCACACCTGAGTGCCGTACCTGGGCGTAGTCACGAACGCGCTTGAGCAGACGGTTGGCCAGACGAGGGGTCCCTCTGCCTCTACGAGCGATCTCCGTGGCGCCCTCCGAGTCAATCTGGACGCCAAGAATGCCTGCAGACCGCTCGACGATGGCCTGCAGTTCATCGGTGCTGTAGTAGTCGAGTCGGAACGCCATGCCGAAGCGGTCGCGTAGCGGACCCGTCAGCAGGCCGGTCCGCGTTGTGGCTCCGATGAGAGTGAAACGCTGGAGTTCGAGCCTCAGTGAGCGCGCGGCGGGGCCCTTGCCGATGACGATGTCGAGTACGAAGTCCTCCATCGCAGGGTAGAGAATCTCCTCGACGACGCGATTCAATCGATGAATCTCGTCGATGAAGAGTACGTCGTCGGGCTCCAGGTTCGTCAGTATTGCGGCGAGGTCACCGGCCCGCTCTATCGCCGGACCACTCGTCGTCTTGAGCCGGACCCCGAGCTCCGATGCAATGACCCCGGCAAGCGTCGTCTTCCCTAGCCCGGGCGGTCCTGACAGCAGAATGTGGTCGAGAGGTTCATTGCGCTGCTTGGCAGCCTCGATCAGCACGGCGAGGTTGTCTTTGACCCGCGCCTGCCCGAGATACTCGGCCAGTCGCTTCGGCCTGAGCGAGCGTTCGATCTCCAGGTCTTCCTCGACCACGCTGGCAGAGACCAGGCGTTCGACCTCATCGGGATCGCCCGTACTGCCGGCCTCCCAAACCGTGCTCATCGCACTTCGCCCCCCGCGCCGCACGCCGTCATCACGCACTGCCCAGTCGAGTCAGTGCCGTGCGCACCAACGCGGCGGAGTCATCACCGCGGGCGCCCTTGAGCGCCACTGCGACCTCGGCTGCACTGAACCCCATCGCGAGCAACGCCTCTCGTGCGTCCGCTGCAGGAGCCGATCCAGCGCGAGGAGCGCCACCCGGCGACGTCGGCCCGCTCAGGGCGCCGAGCTTGTCTGCCAAGTCGAGAATGATGCGTTGAGCGGTCTTGCTGCCGATGCCCGGAACGCCGGATATGAGGGCGACGTCTTGGGTAGCGACCGCCTCGGCCAGGGCGTCGGGCGTGAGCGCGGAAAGCACAGCCAGCGCCACCTTCGGGCCGACGCCGGAGACGGTGAGTAGTGCGCCGAAAGCTTCACGCTCGTCCTCCGAACCGAAGCCGTACAGGGTGAGCTCATCCTCCCGGACATGAAGATGGGTGTGAACCGTCGCCGTGTCCCCCTCCGTCGGAAGTGCGGCAAGCGAGTTGGTGCTCATGTTCAACCTGAGTCCGACTCCGCCGACTTCGATGACGGCATACCCCGCCGCCCGCGCATGGACGCGTCCCGTGACGAAGGAGATCATGCGCCCACCGCTTCTGCGGTCGCGATACCCCACCCGTGAAGCCGGGCATGAGTGAGCGCGGCCGCCAGCGCGTCAGCGGCATGATCGGGCTTCGGGTCGTGGTCGAGTCCGAGCGCCGCGCGCACCATGTAGGTGACCTGGCGCTTGTCAGCCGTGCCCGTGCCGACCACGACGCTCTTGATCTGGACAGGCGAGTACTCGGCGAGCGTGATGTCGTGGCCCGCCAACGCGAGCAGCGCCACACCTCTGGCCTGCCCCGTGGCGAAAGCGCTCTTCGCATTCGTGCCGAAGAAGATGCTCTCGATGGCGCACGCGTCGGGCCTGAATCGCCCGACCACGGCACGCACTTCATCGTGAATGAGTGTCAGGCGCGCGGGGAGCTCTTGGCTCGCGGCGGTCTTGATGCAGCCGTAGGCGAGCGGCTCACAGCGCGGACCCTCGACTCGCACGACACCCCAGCCGGTGTTGGCAAGACCCGGGTCGATGCCGAGGACTATCAGGGTCATCCCTCCCGCGTCTCGTGCGCGACGGCGCTCCAATCGAACATATGTTCAGGGTAGCGCACAGGGGTGACACCGTAAAGCGACCGAGTTGCCTCACCTAAAATGTCGTCCAAATTGATTCGTTGCCTCACATAAGAATGTCGTCGAAGCGTAGCGTCGGTCTCGTCGGGTCATTCGACGACGAGGAGGCGCGACAAAGGTGCCTTTGACGATGGCTGAGAAGC of the Coriobacteriia bacterium genome contains:
- the yajC gene encoding preprotein translocase subunit YajC, giving the protein MGQNSQLLFIIGMVAVFYLLVLRPQQKRAKQQRQMLDALSVGDEIVTIGGIYAIVVETGERLRVRVVDGTELEIARQAVGRVLSEDETGSSTGDDATTGEHDADEAPAQLAEEAPSDTSADAPAADH
- the tgt gene encoding tRNA guanosine(34) transglycosylase Tgt; the protein is MAIFDLELIARDTSTAARAGSFATAHGEIPTPLFMPVGTRASVKGVTPDQLEAVGAHVVLANTYHLFLRPGDELIAEAGGLHSFMNWERPILTDSGGFQIFSLADTLKLTDEGVRFRSIVDGSWHSWTPEDNMRIQQNLGADIIMQLDQCPPYPAERELVETAVMRSAAWAQRCRSAHAREDQALFGIVQGGVHTDLRLRSVEMLAEIGFPGYGIGGYSVGEPHDLMLESLAPVCDALPADRPRYLMGVGNPTTMLEAIGLGVDLFDCVLPTRTARLGTAFSSEGRLNMRNARFTRDFGPLDAECSCSTCSKYTRAYLRHLVNTKEMLGSTLLSIHNLHYLIELTRRARASIVQGEYGEFLARWRDSPAADDF
- a CDS encoding RNA polymerase sigma factor — its product is MDHDHAEDAPLVAAARSGDLDAFETLVKRHTRAVYAHALRFFGDPTSADDVTQEVFIKVYRSLATFDERSRFSTWLYRVTRNACLDEVRAGRRRPVPVDPFDAPAVDGGFEDKVVLSAAVEHAMRSLAPEDRDALSAVALFELSYAEAAESLGVPVGTVKSRVFRARKSLAATLELTRGGSA
- the queA gene encoding tRNA preQ1(34) S-adenosylmethionine ribosyltransferase-isomerase QueA → MHTEDFDYELPSGLIAQRPSEPRDSCRLLVVDRGSGQMDHRVFSDLPEYLVPDDLLVVNETRVLPARLNGVKDETGASIEVLLLRERYEGAWECLVKPGRKVQPGVRLLFADGRMTGLVVDVIDDRGGRLVQFRTDGAAMLDIVHEIGEMPLPPYITKPLADPESYQTVFARGERSAAAPTAGLHFTPALLERCREAGAEIATVELDVGLDTFRPVVEEDPRDHQIHSEHYRVSVETAAAVERARSRGGRIIAVGTTSVRALESATTENSVTSAVDGSTSLFIMPGYRFHATDAIVTNFHVPRSTLLMMVSAFAGRELLMRSYAEAIERRYRFLSFGDAMLIV
- a CDS encoding CehA/McbA family metallohydrolase; this translates as MKRPKSSADLHVHTTASDGTAGPRDVLEWASEATDLSVIAICDHNTNEGALEAASLAHDYRVDVIVGQEVESSDGHILGLFTPTNVRPGMDALSTIAAIHAQGGLAIAAHPFAPKWWHKHGLCRGEREVYETAPFDGIEVANSTPMLMLANFHARRFWREHRGRLAATGGSDAHMLTVVGTSRTYYPGEGVDDLRAALENRTTTGWGPSFQPLRMARYARKIPEIQARDAERKARERAAGMGCEECGACEPEVRERPVGPAAP
- a CDS encoding epoxyqueuosine reductase QueH; amino-acid sequence: MTGEILRSSSARDTVALHACCGPCLIEPLDALRSEGHEVIVVFANPNIQPLEEYVLRRDTLESYARTHGIRTVEIDVGPETWRDAAGDASRPERCRACYRVRLGLVAQWAARNGVDAVATTLSVSPYQDAEAIAEEGRAVAQEAGIGFIERDYRERYPVATRRSRAEGMYRQNYCGCLPSRAEAEAEREARRRTKEAQRRCPEG
- the folD gene encoding bifunctional methylenetetrahydrofolate dehydrogenase/methenyltetrahydrofolate cyclohydrolase FolD; its protein translation is MTTTIDGRLVAEATKARAARLIDRVRQAGVEPGLAVVLVGDDPASHSYVRMKEQDCADVGIRSIDHRLAAETTQEELIALIDECNADPMVHGILVQLPLPSHLDEEAVLARVSAEKDVDGLHPENLGRLVRGLPGPRACTPWGVMALLDHYGIDVAGKRAVVIGRSAIVGKPQALMLLERNATVTICHSRTADLPAVCREADILVAAVGRAGMVTAEYVKEGAVVIDVGINRTQAGLVGDVDYADVSAVASAITPVPGGVGPMTRAMLVMNTAQAAAKVASVEVSS